The following DNA comes from Caulobacter mirabilis.
TCTCGCGCACGACGCCGCGCAGGTCGGCGATCTCATCGAGGGAATGTTCCGCGTACAGGCGCAGCGCCAGATCCGCCTCCATGGTCGTGAGACCGTAGGCGTCCTGCAGCGCCCGACGCCAGTCGGTTCCGGGCGTCGGCCGGTCGGGGTCGTCGATCCGCAGCAGCGCGCCGGCGTCGCCGTCGAAGCCCGCCGGCAGGAGCGCCAGCCGATAGGGACGGCGACCGGAAGGCCGGTGACAGAGCAGCGCCGCGCGCGCCAGCGTCGTCCGATCGATGACCGCGGCGACGGCGGCCCGGAGCTCCGTGGCCACGCCGGCCGGCGCAACGAGGCTTCTTCGGTTCAGGCTCAGACCGTCCCCGGCGTCCACCAGGCGACGGGCCGCGGCGGAGAGCGCTATGACCTGGAGGTTCCGGTCGAGGCGCAGGATCGCCTCGCCGGTCTGGTCGACGATGTCCTGAAGCCGGGCGCTTCGGTCGCGCTCCAGCGCCAGGGTTTTGCGAAGCGAAACGACGCGGCGGACATGGCCATAGACCTCGTCGAGCCGTTGCTCGTCGGCGACCGTAAAGGCCGCATCGCCGGCGGCCCGGTGGATGGCCATGATCAGACCTTCCCGCCCGGGCGGCGGCATCACGCCGAGGCACCGTCCGGTGTCGTCGCCGTGGACGCGAAGCAGATCATTGTAGATCGCGGTGTCGACAAGATCTTCCGGGGGCAGGCGCTGGTCGAGCGCCGCCGCGCGGCCGAAGCGGCCGATGGTCACCGCCGTCTCCGTCCAAGGGTCGGCCTGGATGAAGTTCCGCTGGTACTCGGCCAACAAGGCCCTGTCCCAATAGTTGGCCCGAAGCCAGGACGCGGTTCCATCCGGCTGCTGGCCGACGAAGATGGCCGAACGCGTGTCGCAGGCCGAGGCGATGTGGTCGGCCAGCTGATCGAACGCGCGATCATCCTCGATCGCGGCGTAGATTCCATCGAGGTCGATCGTCATCGCGCCGTTTCGAGCTCGTCTCGACGCCTGTCCCTCAAGCGCCTCCGGGTCGAGTTAGCGCCCGTTTCTCCACAGCGACAAGGCGGCGTGGGCGAGACGCTCCGTCGCAGGGGGAGGCGCTCACCCGTGCGGGGGATGCCCGTCGAACGAAGGGCGGCTATGCCGCTTCGCGATGGGCGCCGGGGCTGGCCCGGCGCTGGGTTTGGAGGGAAGGGCGATGTTCAGACGCTTCATCGTCGCGTCGGCGGCAGGGATGCTGGCCTGTCTCGGCTTCGGCGCGTCCGGCAGGGCGGACCCGTCCGATCCTGTTCCGGTGACGCTGGAGGGGCTGCAACAGAGCTGTGACGGCGGCGAAGCGGTCGACTGCGCCGCGCTTGGCCATCTGTATCGCAGGGGCGAGGAGGTCCCTCAGGACCTGTCCCGCGCCATCGCGATGTTCCGGAGGGGCTGCGACCTCAGCAGCGGCGCCGAGGAGTTCGGAAGCTATGCCTGCCACTTCCTGGCCGCCTTCTACGAGAGCGGCGAGGGCGTGCCGCGGGATCTGGCGCGCGCGCTTCAGCTGTACGAGAAGTCCTGCAAGGCGGGGAACGACGACAGCTGTTCGCAGGCCAGGGTCGTGCGGCTCTCGATCGGGAATTAGGCTCCCGAACCAAGACCGGATGGTCGCCGATCAGGCCGCCGGGGCCGGGGCCGCCAGGCAGGGCGCGGAAAACAGGTCGCCGCGCCAGGCGCCGTGCAGGGTCCGCGCCGCGACCAGACCCCAGACCGCGACGAGCGCTGCGGCCAGGACCGTTCCGGCCGCCTTCAGGCCGATCAGGTCCAGCGTTCCGCCCAGGCGCAGGGTTGCCAGGGTGTAGACGCCCAGCGGAAAGACGTAGCCCCACCAGCCGAGATTGAACGGCGCGCCCTCGCGGACGTGGCGGCCGGTGATCAGCAGCGCCAGCAGCAGCCACCACAGGCCGAGGCCCCACAGCGCCAGTCCGCCGATCACGCCCAGGCCCTGGGCGACCCGACCGACCTCCGCCAGTCCGTGCTGGGCGAAGACGGCGGGCGCGTCGCCGCCCAGCAGCAGCAGTCCGAGCGCGCCCGTGCCGATCGGCCCCAGGGTCAGCCAGCTCGACGCCGCCATGTCGGCCGGCGGCAGGCGATGCAGCGCCATGCGCAGCAGCAGGATGGTCAGGATGGCGAAGGCGATCGGCACGGAATAGGCCCACAGGACGTAGCCGCTCGCGAGCAGGACGAAACGCGCGCCCGGGTCGGCCAGATGCGGTGCGACCAGGCCGGCGCTGGCGGCCGTGACCTCCGCCGCCACCACCGGCAGCAGCCAGACGGCGGTCATCCGGTCCAGGGCGTGCTCCTGGCGGGTGAACATCAGATACGGGAGCAGCACTCCGCAACCGATCGCCAGGACCGCGTCGATCCACCAGAGGCCGTGGGCGATCTCGATCGCCGCCTGGCCGAAGCGAGGCAGGCCGAACACCACGAAGCCGTTGATGATCGTCGCCAGCCCCATCGGGATGGTTCCGATGAACATCGAGGCCGTGGCGTGGCCGAAGATCCGGCGGGCCTCGTCGCCGAACAGGATCCAACGCGCCGCGTAGAGCCCGCTGAACAGCACGAACAGGCCGATATCGACCAGCCAGAGCGCTTCGCCGACGGCGCGAAGGCCGGGGACGGGAACCTGGGCCAGCACCAGGGCGACCACGCCGACGCCCATGGTGACGGCGAACCAGTTGGGCGTGAACCGACGGATCGCCTCCAACGGACGGTCGAGTTCGGCGAGGGGACGCAGGCTCATGACGGCGCTCCGATCAGGTCGAGCAGGGCCGCAGAGGCCCGGCTGCGGCTGCAGTCGCGTCGACGCAGGGCGAACAGCGGCCGCTCGGGCAGGGCGAAGGGCAGGGCGTGCAGAGCGCCGACCGTCAGGGAGGTCTCCACAACCAGGCTGGACAGGGCGGCGATCCCGGCGCCCGCCTCCACCGCGCTGCGCACCGCCTCGTTGGACGGGGCGACCAGAGCGACGTCGAGGGCGTTCGGATCCAGGCCCAGGTCGACCAGCACGCGCTCGAAGGACGACCGCGTGCCCGAGCCGGGCTCGCGCATCACCCAGCGAGCGGCGCGCAGATCGGCCGCCTCAAACCGCGCCGCTGGATGAGCGGAGACCAACAACAGCCGGTCGGCGGAAACGGGCGAGACCTCCAGAGCCGGGTCCTCGACCACCCCCTCGACGAAGGCCAGTTCGGCGCGGCCGTCGCGCAGTCGCCGGGCGGCGCCTTCGGTGTTCTCCAACGCCAGGTCGATCTCGACGCCGGGATACCGCTCGTGGAAGGCCGCCAGGTGCCGCGGGAGCCAGTAGCCGGCCAGGGTGTGGCTCGCCGCCAGCCGTAGGCGGCCGCGCTTGAGGCCGGCGATGTCCGACAGCGCCTGTTCGGCCTCGTCGGCGGCGGCCAGGACGCCGCGGGCCGCGGCCAGGAACTGCCGTCCCGCCTCGGTCAGGGCGATGCCGCGCCCGACGCGGTCGAAGAGGGCCACGCCATGCCGGCCTTCGAGAACGGCGATGGCGGCGCTGGCCGCGGACTGGGTGACGTTCAGGGCTTCGGCCGCGCGGGTCATGTGCTCGCGCTCGGCGACGGCGACGAAGATGCGGAGCTGCTCAAGGGTCATGGAGAGTCCATGCGCCTCGCCAATCAATCGGTCCAATGAATTGATATGCTCAATATGATCGATAAAGCAGATTGAAACTCGACTCTTCCGCCCTGTCGCGATCGCGGGCACGATCGCTTCGGGAGGATCCGGCCATGGCCTTGCGGGCGTTCGAGGAGATCTGGGATCGCGCCGCGGCGCGGAAAGGCGGAGACGCGGCCGTCGAGGGGCAGCTGCCGACGATGAAGACGCCGGCGGAGCTGGCGGCCATCCCGGATGACCGCTGGCTGTCGCAGATGGCCCGCTGCGTGTTCCAGGCCGGCTTCTCATGGCAGGTGGTCGACAAGAAGTGGCCGGGGACCGAGGAGGCCTTCTGGAACTTCTCGCCGTCCCGCTGTCGGGCGATGTCGGACGAGGCGTTCGACGCCCTGCTCAAGGACGCCCGGATCATCCGCAACGGCGCCAAGGTCCGCTCCGTGCAGAACAACGCCGCCTTCCTGCTGGACCTGGCGGCGGAGCACGGGACCAGCGCCGGGGCGGTGTTCGCGAACTGGCCGATGAGCGACTACGTCGGCCTGCTGGACCTGATCAAGACGCGCGGCGACCGCCTGGGCGGCAACGCCGGCATGATGTTCCTGCGCTTCATGGGCAAGGACAGCTGGGTGACCTCGATGGACATGGTCAAGGCGCTGGCGGTCGAGGGCGTCATCGACGGCGCGCCCGACACCAAGAAGGCCCGCAAGGCGACCCAGGCGGCCTTCGATCAATGGGCCCAGGAAAGCGGCCGCCCGTTCGCCCACATCAGCCGGGTGCTGGCGATGAGCGTGGACTGACGTCGGGTCACGCTGTTCGCCGAGTTCAGCGGGGTGCATGATCCTCCGAAACGGGGAGGACATGGCGATGCATGACCTGGTGATCCGCAACGGGCGGGTGGTCGACGGAACCGGCGCGCCGGCTTTTCAAGCCGACATCGCCATCGAGAACGGCGTGATCGTCGCGGTCGGCGAGGTCCGGACCGCCGGGCGGCGCGAGATCGACGCGGCGGGCCGGATCGTCACGCCGGGCTGGG
Coding sequences within:
- a CDS encoding helix-turn-helix transcriptional regulator produces the protein MTIDLDGIYAAIEDDRAFDQLADHIASACDTRSAIFVGQQPDGTASWLRANYWDRALLAEYQRNFIQADPWTETAVTIGRFGRAAALDQRLPPEDLVDTAIYNDLLRVHGDDTGRCLGVMPPPGREGLIMAIHRAAGDAAFTVADEQRLDEVYGHVRRVVSLRKTLALERDRSARLQDIVDQTGEAILRLDRNLQVIALSAAARRLVDAGDGLSLNRRSLVAPAGVATELRAAVAAVIDRTTLARAALLCHRPSGRRPYRLALLPAGFDGDAGALLRIDDPDRPTPGTDWRRALQDAYGLTTMEADLALRLYAEHSLDEIADLRGVVRETLRTQLKSLFLKTGVNRQSALLKLLATFPMGNQDAD
- a CDS encoding tetratricopeptide repeat protein, which encodes MFRRFIVASAAGMLACLGFGASGRADPSDPVPVTLEGLQQSCDGGEAVDCAALGHLYRRGEEVPQDLSRAIAMFRRGCDLSSGAEEFGSYACHFLAAFYESGEGVPRDLARALQLYEKSCKAGNDDSCSQARVVRLSIGN
- a CDS encoding TDT family transporter, encoding MSLRPLAELDRPLEAIRRFTPNWFAVTMGVGVVALVLAQVPVPGLRAVGEALWLVDIGLFVLFSGLYAARWILFGDEARRIFGHATASMFIGTIPMGLATIINGFVVFGLPRFGQAAIEIAHGLWWIDAVLAIGCGVLLPYLMFTRQEHALDRMTAVWLLPVVAAEVTAASAGLVAPHLADPGARFVLLASGYVLWAYSVPIAFAILTILLLRMALHRLPPADMAASSWLTLGPIGTGALGLLLLGGDAPAVFAQHGLAEVGRVAQGLGVIGGLALWGLGLWWLLLALLITGRHVREGAPFNLGWWGYVFPLGVYTLATLRLGGTLDLIGLKAAGTVLAAALVAVWGLVAARTLHGAWRGDLFSAPCLAAPAPAA
- a CDS encoding LysR family transcriptional regulator, which translates into the protein MTLEQLRIFVAVAEREHMTRAAEALNVTQSAASAAIAVLEGRHGVALFDRVGRGIALTEAGRQFLAAARGVLAAADEAEQALSDIAGLKRGRLRLAASHTLAGYWLPRHLAAFHERYPGVEIDLALENTEGAARRLRDGRAELAFVEGVVEDPALEVSPVSADRLLLVSAHPAARFEAADLRAARWVMREPGSGTRSSFERVLVDLGLDPNALDVALVAPSNEAVRSAVEAGAGIAALSSLVVETSLTVGALHALPFALPERPLFALRRRDCSRSRASAALLDLIGAPS
- a CDS encoding DNA-3-methyladenine glycosylase I; this encodes MALRAFEEIWDRAAARKGGDAAVEGQLPTMKTPAELAAIPDDRWLSQMARCVFQAGFSWQVVDKKWPGTEEAFWNFSPSRCRAMSDEAFDALLKDARIIRNGAKVRSVQNNAAFLLDLAAEHGTSAGAVFANWPMSDYVGLLDLIKTRGDRLGGNAGMMFLRFMGKDSWVTSMDMVKALAVEGVIDGAPDTKKARKATQAAFDQWAQESGRPFAHISRVLAMSVD